In Taeniopygia guttata chromosome 23, bTaeGut7.mat, whole genome shotgun sequence, the following are encoded in one genomic region:
- the LOC100227613 gene encoding zinc finger MYM-type protein 4 isoform X1, translated as MAEATEEGPGPRGRFEDKSDAVFDITEKCGEILDAEMSEDADHNLTPALDSLSFGVPNRAGPENSLQGDDHDYFLNSGDLAGIPVIGSDNEDDQNFTPKDTLSSEIHDEDHLEEGKRIPDNELDSEKEIQVQNAIQKDLTSPFEQGPVFKSLQKDFSVTRDNGKETFSAKDKNREGHFQEHEKRLEKIPKDTDSRLKSSFLDKAVHNQVEETLRTQLAPQTPETNFRESSYLFSSKESIGQELGNSFAPNIRIKKEPLDDEYAKAMAPQQGLLDKIKDEPGNSEEYGQQPKSQEGELKISAVFSVSGNPLVPQLSSGFQPAVASSGMSKMLPSVPSTAVRVSCSGCKKFLQKGQTAYQRKGSTQLFCSTLCLTGYTIPASRPPASTKKTCSSCSKEILNPKDVITAQFDNTDSSKDFCSQSCLSTYELKRKPIVTIHTNSISSKCSMCQKNAVIRHEVNYQNVVHKLCSDACFSQFRSANNLTMNCCEYCGGYCYSGSGQCHILQIEGQSKKFCSSICMTGYKQSAKITPCTLCKSLRSSAEMVEGTNNLGKMELFCSVNCLSAYRVKMVTSSGVQVQCNSCKTSANPQYHLAMSDGSIRNFCSYNCVVAFQNLFNKPAGLNSSVVPLSQGQVIVSISSGTVVSATGTTSTVSPSSTSTPAAAGLQRLAAQCQQVTFTRSVVKIKCQHCNRSFATKPELLDYKGKMFQFCGKTCCDDYKKKSNMTALCEYCRFEKIIKETVRVSGIDKTFCSEVCKLLYKHDLSKRWGNHCKMCSYCLQTAPKLVRNHFGGKTEEFCSEECMSKFTVLFYQMAKCDGCKRQGKLNESIKWQGEMKHFCNLLCILLFCKQQGAPDPPLPNNTANLSMAPASSSGPPSLRKDSTPVIANVVSLASTPAAQPTVNSNNVLQGAVPTVTAKTIGDASTQTDALKLPSSKPPRLLKNKALLCKPITQTKATSCRPHTQNKECQTEEEAPAPPQIIVVPVPVPVFVPVPLHLYTQYTPVPLGMPVPVPVPMLIPTTPDNADKIIENIQENKEKMSINPFEADLLQMAEMIAEDAEREKTHSHGGSQTSEHELFLDPKIFEKDQGSTYSGDLESEAVSTPHSWEEELNHYTLRSNALPEPDPELKQFSKGDVEQDLEADFPSDSFDPLSKGPGLHSRSRARRRHRDGFPQPKRRGRKKSVAAVEPRSLMQGSYPGCSVSGMTLKYMYGVNAWKNWVQWKNAQEEQGDLKFSVHPVKLKEDILSCTFAELSFGLCQFIQEVRRPNGEKYDPDSILYLCLGIQQYLFENGRIDNIFTEPYSRFMIELTKLLKIWEPTILPNGYMFSRIEEEHLWECKQLGAYSPIVLLNTLLFFNTKYFQLKNVSEHLKLSFAHVMRRTRTLKYNTKMTYLRFFPPFQKQEVESDKLSVGKRKRSEDEEVPTAVEMAENTDNPLRCPVRLYEFYLSKCSESVKQRSDVFYLQPERSCVPNSPIWYSTLPIDPGTLDIMLTRILMVREVHEELAKVKSEDSDIELSD; from the exons tttgaaGATAAATCTGATGCGGTATTTGATATTACAGAAAAAT gtGGTGAAATTCTGGATGCAGAGATGTCTGAGGACGCTGACCACAACTTAACACCCGCCCTCGACAGCTTGTCTTTTGGAGTACCGAATCGAGCAGGACCTGAGAATTCACTGCAGGGTGATGATCATGATTATTTTCTGAACTCTGGGGATCTTGCAGGCATACCTGTTATTGGGAGTGACAACGAAGATGATCAGAATTTCACTCCAAAAGACACTCTTTCTTCAGAAATTCATGATGAAGATCATCTGGAAGAGGGCAAGAGAATTCCAGATAATGAACTGgacagtgaaaaagaaattcaggtTCAGAATGCAATCCAGAAGGATCTCACTTCCCCCTTTGAGCAGGGCCCTGTATTTAAATCACTTCAAAAAGATTTTAGCGTAACACGAGATAATGGCAAAGAGACTTTTTCAGCAAAGGACAAGAATAGAGAAGGACATTTTCAAGAACATGAAAAACGGTTGGAAAAAATCCCTAAAGATACGGATTCTAGattgaaaagcagttttcttgACAAAGCAG TTCATAATCAAGTAGAAGAAACATTACGGACGCAGTTAGCGCCACAAACTCCAGAAACTAACTTCAGG GAGTCTAGCTACCTATTTTCTAGTAAGGAATCTATTGGACAAGAGCTGGGGAATTCCTTTGCACCAAATATTAGAATTAAGAAGGAGCCTTTGGATGACGAATATGCTAAAGCTATGGCCCCACAGCAGGGACTGTTAGACAAAATTAAAGATGAACCTGGTAATTCTGAG GAGTACGGCCAGCAGCCAAAATCTCAGGAAGGGGAGCTGAAAATCAGTGCTGTATTTTCAGTCAGTGGCAATCCTCTTG ttccaCAGCTGTCATCAGGTTTCCAGCCTGCTGTGGCATCCTCTGGCATGAGTAAAATGCTACCCTCAGTTCCAAGCACAGCTGTTCGGGTTTCCTGTTCTGGCTGTAAAAAATTCCTGCAGAAGGGGCAAACTGCCTACCAGAGGAAAGGCTCAACCCAGCTCTTCTGCTCCACACTGTGCCTCACTGGATACACCATTCCAGCTTCTCGCCCACCAGCTTCTACCAAGAAAACCTGCTCAAGCTGCTCAAA aGAAATTCTAAACCCAAAGGACGTAATCACTGCCCAGTTTGACAACACAGACTCCAGTAAAGATTTCTGCAGCCAGTCTTGTCTGTCCACATATGAACTGAAAAGGAAACCCATTGTCACTATCCACACCAACAGCATTTCCAGCAAGTGCAGCATGTGCCAGAAGAATGCAGTG ATCAGGCACGAGGTGAATTACCAGAACGTGGTGCACAAGCTCTGCAGCGATGCCTGTTTCTCCCAGTTCCGCTCGGCCAACAACCTGACCATGAACTGCTGTGAATATTGTGGGGGCTACTGCTACAGTGGCTCTGGCCAGTGTCACATCCTGCAGATAGAGGGACAGTCCAAAAAGTTCTGCAGTTCCATATGTATGACAGGTTACAAGCAG TCAGCTAAAATTACACCCTGCACACTGTGTAAATCTCTGAGATCTTCAGCTGAGATGGTGGAGGGCACAAATAACTTGGGGAAGATGGAACTCTTTTGTTCTGTTAACTGTTTGTCAGCCTACAGAGTAAAAATGGTCACTTCTTCAG GTGTTCAAGTTCAGTGCAACAGCTGTAAAACCTCAGCAAACCCTCAGTATCACTTGGCTATGTCAGATGGGAGCATACGCAATTTTTGCAGCTACAATTGTGTAGTAGCTTTTCAG AATCTCTTCAACAAGCCTGCAGGACTGAACTCCTCAGTGGTGCCCCTGTCTCAGGGCCAGGTCATTGTGAGCATCTCCTCGGGGACAGTGGTCTCAGCCACTGGCACCACCTCGACTGTGTCCCCCAGCTCCACGAGcaccccagctgcagcagggctccaGAGGTTGGctgcccagtgccagcaggtCACCTTTACCCGCTCTGTTGTGAAAATCAAGTGTCAGCACTGTAACAGATCATTTGCCACCAAACCAGAACTGCTTGATTACAAG GGTAAAATGTTCCAGTTCTGTGGGAAGACCTGCTGTGATGACTATAAGAAGAAGAGCAATATGACAGCTTTATGTGAATACTGCAGGTTTGAGAAAATTATCAAGGAGACAGTGAGAGTCTCAGGCATAGATAAAACATTCTGTAGTGAAG tttgtAAACTGCTCTATAAACATGATTTGTCTAAGCGCTGGGGAAACCACTGTAAAATGTGCAGTTACTGTTTACAAACTGCCCCCAAACTGGTCCGGAATCACTTTGGGGGGAAAACGGAGGAATTTTGCTCAGAGGAGTGCATGTCTAAATTCACTGTTTTGTTTTACCAG ATGGCAAAGTGTGATGGTTGTAAGAGACAAGGTAAACTCAACGAGTCCATAAAATGGCAAGGGGAGATGAAGCATTTTTGCAATCTGCTTTGTATTCTGTTGTTCTGTAAACAGCAAGGTGCTCCTGACCCTCCACTCCCAAACAACACAG CAAACCTTTCCATGGCACCAGCCTCCTCCTCAGGCCCTCCTTCTTTAAGAAAGGACTCAACCCCTGTCATAGCAAACGTGGTGTCCCTTGCAAGCACCCCAGCTGCCCAGCCTACTGTTAACTCCAACAATGTTTTACAGG gtGCAGTTCCTACTGTGACAGCAAAAACAATAGGAGAT GCAAGTACCCAGACAGATGCCCTAAAGCTCCCATCATCAAAACCACCCAGgcttctgaaaaacaaagctTTATTGTGTAAGCCAATCACCCAGACTAAGGCCACCTCGTGCAGACCTCACACACAGAACAAAGAATGCCAGACAG AAGAAGAAGCACCTGCTCCACCCCAGATCATTGTGGTACCTGttcctgtgccagtgtttgTGCCAGTGCCCCTCCACCTCTACACCCAGTACACACCAGTTCCCCTGGGAATGCCAGTACCT GTACCAGTTCCCATGCTCATCCCAACTACCCCGGATAATGCTGATAAGATCATtgaaaatattcaggaaaacaaggaaaagatgTCCATTAATCCATTTGAAGCTGATCTCCTTCAGATGGCAGAAATGATTGCAGAAgatgcagagagagaaaaaacacactCTCATGGTG GATCTCAAACATCCGAGCACGAGCTCTTCCTGGACCCGAAGATTTTTGAGAAAG ACCAGGGCAGCACATACAGTGGAGATCTGGAATCAGAAGCAGTGTCCACTCCACACAGCTGGGAGGAGGAGTTGAATCACTACACCTTACGATCCAATGCCCTGCCAGAACCTGATCCAGAACTCAAGCAGTTCTCCAAAGGTGATGTGGAACAGGATCTGGAGGCAGATTTCCCATCAG ACTCATTTGACCCTCTCAGTAAAGGACCGGGTTTACATTCACGTTCACGGGCAAGACGGAGACACAGGGATGGCTTCCCACAGCCAAAAAGAAGG GGACGGAAGAAGTCTGTAGCTGCTGTGGAGCCCCGGAGTCTGATGCAGGGCTCCTACCCTGGCTGCTCTGTTTCTGGGATGACCCTGAAGTACATGTATGGGGTAAATGCCTGGAAAAACTGGGTCCAATGGAAAAATGCACAGGAGGAACAAGGGGACCTGAAGTTCTCAG TTCATCCTGTGAAGCTCAAGGAGGACATTCTCTCATGCACATTTGCTGAGCTGAGTTTTGGCTTGTGCCAGTTTATTCAAGAGGTGCGGAGACCAAACGGAGAAAAATACGACCCTGACAGCATCTTATACTTGTGCCTTGGAATTCAGCAG taCCTGTTTGAGAATGGTAGAATAGATAACATTTTCACCGAGCCCTATTCCAGGTTTATGATTGAACTTACAAAACTTTTGAAAATCTGGGAACCTACAATTCTTCCAAATG GTTATATGTTCTCAAGAATTGAAGAGGAACACTTGTGGGAATGTAAGCAGCTGGGTGCATATTCCCCCATCGTTTTGTTGAACACCCTTTTGTTCTTCAACACCAAATACTTCCAACTAAAGAATGTCAGTGAGCACCTGAAACTGTCCTTTGCCCATGTTATGAGGCGCACCCGAACTCTGAAGTATAATACTAAGATGACATATTTACGTTTTTTCCCACCCTTTCAAAAACAAGAGGTAGAATCAG ATAAATTATCAGTAGGCAAAAGGAAACGCAGTGAAGATGAGGAGGTTCCAACAGCAGTGGAAATGGCTGAAAACACAGATAATCCCCTCCGGTGTCCAGTCCGACTTTATGAATTTTACTTATCAAAATG TTCTGAAAGCGTGAAGCAGAGGAGTGATGTGTTCTACCTGCAGCCCGAGCGCTCCTGTGTTCCCAACAGCCCCATATGGTATTCCACGTTGCCAATAGACCCAGGAACCTTGGACATCATGTTAACAAGGATTCTTATGGTGAGGGAGGTACACGAAGAACTTGCCAAAGTCAAATCAGAGGACTCTGATATTGAGTTATCAGACTAA